The following are encoded together in the Humulus lupulus chromosome 5, drHumLupu1.1, whole genome shotgun sequence genome:
- the LOC133777550 gene encoding uncharacterized protein LOC133777550: protein MDHEHGMGATEGSCSNKYEQEMAQLRAVVNRQAEQIEKLLAEQRQRQAPTPPTETPTPPQAPPAVHPMEPLYERFRKQRPPVFEGSTDPLDAQDWKSSLEDIFEFMQLSDREKVSCVAHTLKKDAKIWWEVVKQTREVNQMTWAEFELVFNEKFYNEAVLTAKVSEFTRLQQGNLSVAEYARTFDRLAKFAPDLVNTETSRVNRFLEGLQPELARDVDMGRTGPLSYAQAVEKALRAEHREEKITKAKAATSTPRRDTPFNKEQSRFHNDNKRGAQNFQFRQGQNKKFKGGQQNRQPGFQQMPRCQTCGKNHFGECRLLTKSCFKCGKGDHFIKDCPLMKNQQMKDEPQRTNARVFTITQADADTNNSVVSGDIFASGILTHALIDSGATHSFASLTYVKRLGGSCEKLSEVFSTMLPSGEILYSTHWLRGVPICIDGRELYADLIMLEMADYEVILGMDWLSKYNATIDCRRKTVIFKPSEEDEFMFTGATSKGCIPLISAMKARRLLESGCVGYLASVVDTYKEQKLKPEDVPVVRDFLEVFPEDLPGLPPDREIEFVIELLPGTAPVSKAPYRMAPAELKELKIQLQELLDKKFIRPSFSPWGAPVLFVKKKDGTMRMCIDYRELNKLTIKNKYPLPRIDDLFDQLQGRGVFSKIDLRSGYHQLKIREEDVPKTAFRTRYGHYEFLVMPFGLTNAPAAFMDLMNRVFKDYLDKFVIVFIDDILVYSRSQEEHEEHLRLTLEKLKEKQLYAKFKKCEF, encoded by the coding sequence ATGGATCATGAACATGGTATGGGGGCTACTGAAGGCTCTTGCAGCAATAAATATGAACAAGAAATGGCTCAACTTCGAGCGGTGGTGAATAGACAGGCTGAACAAATTGAGAAGTTGTTAGCAGAACAACGACAAAGGCAAGCACCAACACCACCTACTGAAACTCCAACACCTCCACAAGCTCCACCTGCAGTGCACCCCATGGAACCATTATATGAACGGTTCCGAAAACAACGCCCACCAGTATTTGAAGGTAGCACTGACCCACTTGACGCACAAGACTGGAAGAGTTCTTTAGAAGACATCTTTGAGTTCATGCAACTAAGTGACAGGGAAAAAGTTTCTTGTGTTGCACATACACTTAAAAAGGATGCTaagatctggtgggaagtggttaaGCAGACTAGAGAAGTGAATCAGATGACTTGGGCAGAATTTGAACTGGTCTTCAATGAGAAGTTTTATAATGAAGCTGTGTTGACTGCCAAAGTAAGTGAGTTCACTAGATTGCAACAGGGGAATCTATCAGTGGCTGAGTACGCCAGGACATTTGAccggttagccaagtttgcaccagacttgGTTAACACTGAAACTAGTAGAGTGAATCGCTTCCTGGAGGGTCTACAACCAGAATTGGCTAGAGATGTAGATATGGGACGTACAGGGCCTCTTTCTTATGCTCAGGCTgtggagaaagctttgagagctgaacatagagaagaaaaaataacaaaagctAAAGCTGCTACTAGCACGCCTCGTAGAGACACTCCATTCAACAAAGAACAAAGCCGCTTTCACAATGACAACAAAAGAGGGGCCCAGAATTTCCAATTTAGACAAGGACAGAATAAGAAATTTAAAGGAGGTCAGCAAAACAGGCAACCTGGATTCCAACAAATGCCACGATGTCAAACTTGTGGAAAGAATCATTTCGGGGAGTGCAGGCTTCTAACTAAGAGCTGCTTCAAATGTGGCAAGGGGGATCATTTTATCAAAGATTGTCCATTGATGAAGAACCAACAAATGAAGGATGAACCTCAGAGGACAAATGCTAGGGTGTTCACGATTACTCAGGCTGATGCTGATACCAACAACTCTGTTGTGTCAGGTGATATTTTTGCATCTGGTATTCTCACTCATGCATTAATAGATTCAGGTGCCACGCATTCATTTGCATCATTGACATATGTAAAAAGGTTGGGTGGATCGTGTGAAAAATTGTCAGAagtttttagtacaatgttaccatcTGGAGAGATTCTGTATTCTACTCATTGGTTGAGGGGGGTTCCTATTTgcattgatggtagggaattatatgCTGATCTAATAATGTTAGAGATGGCCGATTATGaggtgattttgggtatggattggctttcaaagtataatgccactattgattgtagaaggaaaacAGTGATATTTAAGCCTTCGGAGGAAGATGAGTTTATGTTTACTGGAGCGACATCGAAAGGTTGCATTCCATTAATTTCTGCTATGAAGGCCAGGCGACTGTTGGAAAGTGGATGTGTGGGTTATctcgccagtgtggttgacacgtaTAAGGAGCAAAAGTTAAAACCGGAAGATGTACCGGTAGTTAGAGATTTCTTagaagtatttccagaagatttaccgggattgcctccagacagagaaattgaatttgtgattgagctACTTCCTGGTACAGCCCCTGTGTCcaaggcaccttatagaatggcaccagcagaactaaaggaattaaagatacagttgcaagaactcctggataaaaagtttatcaggcctagtttttcaccatggggagctccggtgctatttgtgaagaaaaaggatgggacgatgcgaatgtgtattgattatagagaattgaacaagttgacaatcaagaataagtatccacttcctagaattgatgatctttttgatcaattacaaggaagaggagtgttttcaaagattgatttgagatctgggtatcatcaattaaagattagagaagaggatgtaccaaagaccgcatttcgaactcggtatggccattatgagttccttgtgatgccatttggattaactaatgctccagctgcattcatggacttgatgaacagggtgtttaaggactaCCTTGATAAGTTTGTAatagtgtttattgatgatatcttggtgtattctcgatcccaagaagaacatgaggaacatttgaggttgacgttggagaaattaaaagaaaaacaactctatgccaaatttaagaaatgtgaattt